One region of Kogia breviceps isolate mKogBre1 chromosome 17, mKogBre1 haplotype 1, whole genome shotgun sequence genomic DNA includes:
- the EXOSC4 gene encoding exosome complex component RRP41: protein MAGLELLSDQGYRVDGRRAGELRKIQARMGVFAQADGSAYIEQGNTKALAVVYGPHEIRGSRARALPDRALVNCQYSSATFSTGERKRRPHGDRKSCEMGLQLRQTFEAAILTQLHPRSQIDIYVQVLQADGGTYAACVNAATLAVLDAGIPMRDFVCACSAGFVDGTALADLSHVEEAAGGPQLALALLPSSGQIALLEMDARLHEDHLEQVLEAAAQAARDVHTLLDRVVRQHVQEASVLLWD from the exons ATGGCGGGGCTGGAGCTTTTGTCGGACCAGGGCTACCGGGTGGACGGGCGGCGCGCCGGGGAGCTGCGTAAGATCCAGGCGCGGATGGGTGTATTCGCGCAGGCCGACGGCTCGGCCTACATCGAGCAGGGCAACACCAAGGCGCTAGCGGTGGTCTACGGGCCTCACGAG ATCCGGGGCTCCCGGGCACGAGCTCTGCCTGACAGGGCCCTGGTGAACTGTCAGTACAGTTCTGCGACCTTCAGCACAGGCGAGCGCAAGCGGCGGCCACATGGGGACCGTAAATCCTGTGAGATGGGCCTGCAGCTGCGTCAAACCTTCGAGGCAGCCATCCTTACACAGCTGCATCCACGCTCCCAGATTGATATCTATGTGCAG GTGCTGCAGGCAGATGGTGGGACCTACGCGGCTTGTGTGAATGCAGCTACGCTGGCAGTGTTGGATGCAGGGATACCCATGCGGGACTTTGTGTGTGCCTGCTCAGCTGGCTTTGTGGATGGAACAGCCCTGGCAGACCTCAGCCACGTGGAGGAAGCAGCTGGTGGCCCCcagctggccctggccctgctgcCGTCCTCAGGCCAGATTGCACTGCTTGAGATGGATGCCAGGCTGCATGAGGACCACCTGGAGCAGGTGCTGGAGGCTGCTGCCCAGGCCGCCCGAGATGTACATACCCTATTGGACCGTGTGGTCCGGCAGCACGTCCAAGAGGCCTCTGTCTTGCTGTGGGACTGA
- the GPAA1 gene encoding glycosylphosphatidylinositol anchor attachment 1 protein, with protein sequence MGLLSDPVRRRALARLVLRLNAPLCVLSYVAGIAWFLALAFPPLTQRTYMSENAMGSTMVEEQFAGGERARSFARDFAAHRRKSGALPVAWLERTMRSVGLEVYTQRFSRKLPFPDETHERYMVSGTNVYGILRAPRAASTESLVLTVPCGPESTNNQAVGLMLALAAHFRGQIYWAKDIIFLVTEHDLLGSEAWLEAYHDVNVTGVQSAPLQGRAGAIQAAVALELSSDVVTSLDVAVEGLNGQLPNLDLLNLFQTFCQKGGLLCTLQGKLQPQDRMPAGGPLRAAQTLLLMLLRQASGRPHGAHGLFLRYRAEALTLRGINSFRQYKYDLVAVGKALEGMFRKLNHLLERLHQSFFFYLLPALSRFVSIGLYMPAAGFLLLVLGLKALELWMQLHEAGVGPEEAGGTSGSSPARPATQRVGLASLVAPLLISQAVGLALYVLPVLGQHVATQHFPVAEAEAVVLTLLAVYAAGLALPHSTHWVLSTEAPDRSWMALKLVALIYLALQLACITLTNFSLGFLLAATMVPGAALSKPSGPRPLCAALLVLTSPAATLLGGLFLWQQLQEAPLSLAEGWRLFLVALAQGMLEHHTYGALLFPLLALGLYPCWLLFWNVLFWK encoded by the exons ATGGGCCTCCTGTCGGACCCGGTGCGCCGGCGCGCGCTTGCCCGCCTTGTGCTGCGCCTCAACGCGCCGCTCTG CGTGCTGAGCTACGTGGCGGGCATCGCCTGGTTCCTGGCGCTGGCTTTCCCGCCGCTGACCCAGCGCACTTACATGTCGGAGAACGCCATGGGCTCCACCATGGTGGAGGAGCAGTTTGCGGGCGGAGAGCGTGCCCGAAGCTTTGCCCGGGACTTCGCTGCCCACCGCAGGAAGTCGGG GGCTCTGCCAGTGGCTTGGCTGGAGCGGACGATGCGGTCAGTGGGGCTGGAGGTCTACACTCAGAGATTCTCCCGGAAACTGCCCTTTCCAGATGAGACTCACGAGCGCTAT ATGGTGTCGGGCACCAACGTGTACGGCATCCTTCGGGCACCGCGCGCTGCCAGCACTGAGTCTCTGGTGCTCACCGTGCCCTGTGGCCCTGAGTCTACCAACAACCAGGCTGTGGGGCTGATGCTGGCACTTGCTGCCCACTTCCGGG GGCAGATTTACTGGGCCAAAGACATCATCTTCCTGGTGACAGAACACGACCTTCTCGGCTCTGAGGCTTGGCTTGAAGCCTACCACGACGTCAATGTCACTG GCGTGCAGTCAGCCCCTCTGCAGGGCCGGGCTGGGGCCATCCAGGCAGCCGTGGCCCTGGAGCTGAGCAGTGACGTCGTCACTAGCCTCGACGTGGCTGTGGAGGGACTCAACGGACAGCTGCCCAACCTGGATCTGCTCAACCTCTTCCAGACCTTCTGCCAGAAAGGGGGGCTCCTGTGCACGCTGCAGGGCAAG CTGCAGCCCCAGGACCGGATGCCAGCGGGCGGGCCGCTGCGGGCTGCGCAGACGCTGCTGCTCATGCTTCTGCGGCAGGCCTCTGGCCGCCCCCACGGCGCCCACGGCCTCTTCCTGCGCTACCGCGCGGAGGCTCTAACCCTCCGTGGCATCAATAGCTTCCGCCAGTACAAGTACGACCTGGTGGCAGTAGGCAA GGCTCTGGAGGGCATGTTCCGCAAACTCAACCACCTCCTGGAGCGCCTGCACCAGTCCTTCTTCTTCTACCTGCTCCCTGCGCTCTCCCGCTTCGTCTCCATCGGCCTCTACATGCCCGCTGCCGGCTTTTTGCTCCTGGTCCTCGGTCTCAAG GCTCTGGAACTGTGGATGCAGCTGCACGAGGCGGGAGTGGGCCCTGAGGAGGCTGGGGGGACCTCTGGGTCCAGCCCTGCCCGCCCTGCGACACAG CGCGTGGGGCTGGCCTCGCTCGTGGCGCCCTTGCTGATCTCCCAGGCTGTGGGCCTGGCCCTCTACGTCCTCCCAGTGCTGGGTCAACACGTGGCTACCCAGCACTTCCCCGTGGCTGAGGCCGAGGCCGTGGTGCTGACGCTGCTGGCCGTCTATGCAGCTGGCCTGGCCCTTCCACACAGCACCCACTG GGTGCTGAGCACAGAGGCCCCGGACAGGAGCTGGATGGCGCTGAAGCTGGTGGCCCTGATCTACCTGGCACTACAGCTGGCCTGCATCACCCTCACCAACTTCTCCCTGGGCTTTCTGCTGGCTGCTACCATGGTGCCCGGCGCTGCACTCTCCAAGCCCTCTGGGCCCCG GCCGCTCTGCGCTGCCCTGCTGGTGCTGACAAGCCCAGCAGCTACGCTCCTGGGCGGCCTGTTCCTGtggcagcagctgcaggaggcacCGCTTTCCCTGGCCGAGGGCTGGCGGCTCTTCCTGGTGGCGCTGGCTCAGGGCATGCTGGAACACCACACCTACGGTGCCCTGCTCTTCCCGCTGCTGGCGCTGGGCCTCTACCCCTGCTGGCTGCTCTTCTGGAATGTGCTCTTTTGGAAGTGA
- the CYC1 gene encoding cytochrome c1, heme protein, mitochondrial, whose translation MAAAGAPSLRWLVLGLRGAGLPGTRARGLLSGARPGQLPLQTLQAASLSSKSGPSRGRKVILSALGMLAAGGAGLAVALHSAVSASDLELHPPSYPWSHRGLLSSLDHTSIRRGFQVYKQVCSSCHSMDYVAYRHLVGVCYTEDEAKALAEEVEVQDGPDENGEMFMRPGKLSDYFPKPYPNPEAARAANNGALPPDLSYIVRARHGGEDYVFSLLTGYCEPPTGVSLREGLYFNPYFPGQAIGMAPPIYNEVLEFDDGTPATMSQVAKDVCTFLRWTSEPEHDHRKRMGLKMLLMMGLLLPLVYAMKRHKWSVLKSRKLAYRPPK comes from the exons ATGGCGGCAGCGGGGGCTCCTTCGCTTCGCTGGTTGGTGCTGGGCCTGCGGGGCGCGGGGCTGCCGGGCACGCGGGCCCGGGGTCTGCTGAGCGGTGCGAGGCCCGGGCAGCTCCCACTGCAGACACTCCAG GCAGCGTCCCTGTCGTCGAAGTCTGGCCCGTCCCGGGGCCGGAAAGTGATTCTGTCAGCGCTGGGCATGCTGGCGGCAGGGGGTGCAGGGCTGGCTGTGGCTCTGCATTCTGCGGTGAGTGCCAGTGACCTGGAGTTGCACCCCCCCAGCTATCCGTGGTCCCACCGcggcctcctctcctccctggacCACACCAG CATCCGGAGGGGTTTCCAGGTGTACAAGCAGGTGTGCTCCTCCTGCCACAGCATGGACTACGTGGCTTACCGCCACCTGGTGGGCGTGTGCTACACAGAGGATGAAGCTAAGGCGCTGGCTGAGGAG gtggaggttCAGGACGGCCCCGATGAGAACGGGGAGATGTTCATGCGGCCGGGGAAGCTGTCTGACTACTTCCCCAAACCATACCCCAACCCTGAGGCTGCGCGAGCGGCCAACAACGGAGCACTGCCCCCTGACCTCAGCTACATCGTGCGAGCTAG GCACGGTGGTGAGGACTATGTCTTCTCCCTACTCACCGGCTACTGTGAGCCACCCACTGGGGTGTCGCTGCGAGAAGGCCTCTACTTCAATCCCTATTTTCCTGGCCAGGCCATTGGCATGGCCCCTCCCATCTACAACGAAGTCTTGGAGTTTGATGACG GCACCCCAGCTACCATGTCCCAGGTAGCCAAGGATGTGTGTACCTTCCTGCGCTGGACTTCTGAGCCAGAACACGACCATCGCAAACGCATGGGGCTCAAG ATGCTGCTGATGATGGGCTTGCTTTTGCCCCTGGTCTACGCTATGAAGAGGCATAAGTGGTCAGTCCTGAAGAGCCGGAAGCTGGCCTATCGGCCACCCAAATGA
- the SHARPIN gene encoding sharpin isoform X2, protein MSIVGEAGGSDGSNARAAPGTPGSRAQFPAGGGAQRPEATEAGSWGRAGTGPEMAPPVGGAAAASDPGSAAVLLAVHAAVRPLGAGPNAEAQLRRLQLSADPERPGRFRLELLGAGPGAVSLEWPLESVSYTVRGPSQHELQPPPGGPGTLSLHFANPQEAQRWAALVRHATVEGQNGSDTLTPALGSETCPVSPPSLEVPATKAPQPKVDLPWRPGDLMEKEDLAGHLSRAIKGGDEKRAAQAAAILAQHHVALSIQLQEACFPPGPIRLQVTVEDAASSAHVSLPVHPRSTIGALQEQVFSEFGFPPAVQRWVIGRCLCVPEYSLAFYGVQRDGDPAFLYLLSAREAPGCSPQRPQKMDGELGRLFSQSLGLPQAPQPAGSSLPNSLQPGWPCPSCTFINAPSRPGCEMCSTQRPCAWDPLPTASTQQLPKVTRREDGPSLPGPRSLDPLLNLSGNLC, encoded by the exons ATGTCCATCGTGGGCGAAGCGGGAGGGTCAGACGGCTCCAACGCTCGGGCGGCTCCCGGAACCCCAGGCTCGCGGGCCCAGTTTCCGGCCGGTGGAGGCGCTCAGCGGCCCGAGGCCACGGAAGCGGGCTCGTGGGGCCGGGCCGGGACCGGACCGGAGATGGCGCCGCCAGTAGGCGGCGCGGCTGCGGCCTCGGACCCCGGCTCGGCCGCGGTGCTCCTGGCCGTGCACGCCGCGGTGAGGCCGCTGGGCGCGGGGCCTAACGCAGAGGCGCAGCTGCGGAGGCTGCAGCTGAGCGCGGACCCCGAGCGCCCAGGGCGCTTCCGGCTGGAGCTGCTTGGCGCGGGGCCCGGGGCG GTCAGTCTGGAGTGGCCCTTGGAGTCCGTCTCCTACACCGTCCGAGGCCCCAGCCAGCATGAGCTGCAGCCTCCACCAGGAGGGCCTGGGACTCTCAGCCTGCACTTCGCCAACCCTCAGGAAGCTCAGCGGTGGGCAGCCCTGGTCCGACATGCCACCGTGGAAGGACAGAATG GCAGTGACACCCTGACCCCAGCCCTAGGCTCAGAAACGTGCCCTGTTTCCCCGCCCAGTCTCGAAGTGCCTGCAACCAAGGCCCCCCAGCCCAAGGTGGATCTTCCTTGGCGCCCTGGAGACTTGATGGAGAAAG AGGACCTAGCAGGGCACCTGAGCCGGGCCATAAAGGGTGGGGATGAGAAGCGGGCAGCCCAAGCAGCAGCCATCCTGGCCCAGCATCACGTGGCCCTCAGCATCCAGCTCCAGGAGGCCTGCTTCCCTCCTGGCCCCATCAG GCTACAGGTTACAGTTGAAGATGCTGCATCCTCTGCCCATGTCTCACTGCCAGTCCACCCCCGCTCCACCATCGGGGCCCTCCAGGAGCAG GTATTCTCGGAGTTCGGCTTCCCACCGGCTGTGCAGCGCTGGGTCATCGGGAGGTGCCTGTGTGTCCCCGAATACAGCCTTGCTTTCTACGGGGTCCAGCGGGATGGGGACCCTGCTTTCCTCTACCTGCTCTCAGCCCGAGAGGCCCCAG GATGCAGTCCTCAGCGCCCCCAGAAGATGGATGGGGAACTAGGCCGCCTGTTTTCTCAGTCGCTGGGGCTGCCCCAAGCCCCTCAGCCAGCTGGCTCCAGCCTGCCCAACTCCCTTCAG CCCGGCTGGCCCTGCCCTTCCTGCACCTTCATCAATGCCCCAAGCCGACCCGGCTGTGAGATGTGCAGCACCCAGAGGCCCTGTGCTTGGGACCCCCTTCCCACAGCCTCCACCCAGCAGCTACCGAAG GTCACAAGGAGAGAGGATGGCCCTTCCCTCCCAGGCCCAAGGTCCCTGGACCCCCTCCTGAACCTCTCAGGGAACCTCTGCTGA
- the SHARPIN gene encoding sharpin isoform X3, whose product MARSSRRDRELAEPLGAVPAAQSYLPLLLAVAPVSCLLGRANPPSSLALIGRGPSPAPPQVSLEWPLESVSYTVRGPSQHELQPPPGGPGTLSLHFANPQEAQRWAALVRHATVEGQNGSDTLTPALGSETCPVSPPSLEVPATKAPQPKVDLPWRPGDLMEKEDLAGHLSRAIKGGDEKRAAQAAAILAQHHVALSIQLQEACFPPGPIRLQVTVEDAASSAHVSLPVHPRSTIGALQEQVFSEFGFPPAVQRWVIGRCLCVPEYSLAFYGVQRDGDPAFLYLLSAREAPGCSPQRPQKMDGELGRLFSQSLGLPQAPQPAGSSLPNSLQPGWPCPSCTFINAPSRPGCEMCSTQRPCAWDPLPTASTQQLPKVTRREDGPSLPGPRSLDPLLNLSGNLC is encoded by the exons ATGGCCCGCTCCAGCCGCCGGGACCGGGAGCTCGCAGAGCCATTGGGGGCAGTACCCGCCGCTCAGTCCTATCTTCCACTCCTACTGGCTGTGGCGCCTGTCAGTTGTCTTCTCGGCCGTGCTAACCCGCCTTCCTCCCTGGCGCTCATTGGTCGCGGCCCCTCGCCGGCTCCGCCCCAG GTCAGTCTGGAGTGGCCCTTGGAGTCCGTCTCCTACACCGTCCGAGGCCCCAGCCAGCATGAGCTGCAGCCTCCACCAGGAGGGCCTGGGACTCTCAGCCTGCACTTCGCCAACCCTCAGGAAGCTCAGCGGTGGGCAGCCCTGGTCCGACATGCCACCGTGGAAGGACAGAATG GCAGTGACACCCTGACCCCAGCCCTAGGCTCAGAAACGTGCCCTGTTTCCCCGCCCAGTCTCGAAGTGCCTGCAACCAAGGCCCCCCAGCCCAAGGTGGATCTTCCTTGGCGCCCTGGAGACTTGATGGAGAAAG AGGACCTAGCAGGGCACCTGAGCCGGGCCATAAAGGGTGGGGATGAGAAGCGGGCAGCCCAAGCAGCAGCCATCCTGGCCCAGCATCACGTGGCCCTCAGCATCCAGCTCCAGGAGGCCTGCTTCCCTCCTGGCCCCATCAG GCTACAGGTTACAGTTGAAGATGCTGCATCCTCTGCCCATGTCTCACTGCCAGTCCACCCCCGCTCCACCATCGGGGCCCTCCAGGAGCAG GTATTCTCGGAGTTCGGCTTCCCACCGGCTGTGCAGCGCTGGGTCATCGGGAGGTGCCTGTGTGTCCCCGAATACAGCCTTGCTTTCTACGGGGTCCAGCGGGATGGGGACCCTGCTTTCCTCTACCTGCTCTCAGCCCGAGAGGCCCCAG GATGCAGTCCTCAGCGCCCCCAGAAGATGGATGGGGAACTAGGCCGCCTGTTTTCTCAGTCGCTGGGGCTGCCCCAAGCCCCTCAGCCAGCTGGCTCCAGCCTGCCCAACTCCCTTCAG CCCGGCTGGCCCTGCCCTTCCTGCACCTTCATCAATGCCCCAAGCCGACCCGGCTGTGAGATGTGCAGCACCCAGAGGCCCTGTGCTTGGGACCCCCTTCCCACAGCCTCCACCCAGCAGCTACCGAAG GTCACAAGGAGAGAGGATGGCCCTTCCCTCCCAGGCCCAAGGTCCCTGGACCCCCTCCTGAACCTCTCAGGGAACCTCTGCTGA
- the SHARPIN gene encoding sharpin isoform X1, translating to MSIVGEAGGSDGSNARAAPGTPGSRAQFPAGGGAQRPEATEAGSWGRAGTGPEMAPPVGGAAAASDPGSAAVLLAVHAAVRPLGAGPNAEAQLRRLQLSADPERPGRFRLELLGAGPGAVSLEWPLESVSYTVRGPSQHELQPPPGGPGTLSLHFANPQEAQRWAALVRHATVEGQNGSDTLTPALGSETCPVSPPSLEVPATKAPQPKVDLPWRPGDLMEKEDLAGHLSRAIKGGDEKRAAQAAAILAQHHVALSIQLQEACFPPGPIRLQVTVEDAASSAHVSLPVHPRSTIGALQEQVSTGSGEPCRGDLGDIPTLWPQVFSEFGFPPAVQRWVIGRCLCVPEYSLAFYGVQRDGDPAFLYLLSAREAPGCSPQRPQKMDGELGRLFSQSLGLPQAPQPAGSSLPNSLQPGWPCPSCTFINAPSRPGCEMCSTQRPCAWDPLPTASTQQLPKVTRREDGPSLPGPRSLDPLLNLSGNLC from the exons ATGTCCATCGTGGGCGAAGCGGGAGGGTCAGACGGCTCCAACGCTCGGGCGGCTCCCGGAACCCCAGGCTCGCGGGCCCAGTTTCCGGCCGGTGGAGGCGCTCAGCGGCCCGAGGCCACGGAAGCGGGCTCGTGGGGCCGGGCCGGGACCGGACCGGAGATGGCGCCGCCAGTAGGCGGCGCGGCTGCGGCCTCGGACCCCGGCTCGGCCGCGGTGCTCCTGGCCGTGCACGCCGCGGTGAGGCCGCTGGGCGCGGGGCCTAACGCAGAGGCGCAGCTGCGGAGGCTGCAGCTGAGCGCGGACCCCGAGCGCCCAGGGCGCTTCCGGCTGGAGCTGCTTGGCGCGGGGCCCGGGGCG GTCAGTCTGGAGTGGCCCTTGGAGTCCGTCTCCTACACCGTCCGAGGCCCCAGCCAGCATGAGCTGCAGCCTCCACCAGGAGGGCCTGGGACTCTCAGCCTGCACTTCGCCAACCCTCAGGAAGCTCAGCGGTGGGCAGCCCTGGTCCGACATGCCACCGTGGAAGGACAGAATG GCAGTGACACCCTGACCCCAGCCCTAGGCTCAGAAACGTGCCCTGTTTCCCCGCCCAGTCTCGAAGTGCCTGCAACCAAGGCCCCCCAGCCCAAGGTGGATCTTCCTTGGCGCCCTGGAGACTTGATGGAGAAAG AGGACCTAGCAGGGCACCTGAGCCGGGCCATAAAGGGTGGGGATGAGAAGCGGGCAGCCCAAGCAGCAGCCATCCTGGCCCAGCATCACGTGGCCCTCAGCATCCAGCTCCAGGAGGCCTGCTTCCCTCCTGGCCCCATCAG GCTACAGGTTACAGTTGAAGATGCTGCATCCTCTGCCCATGTCTCACTGCCAGTCCACCCCCGCTCCACCATCGGGGCCCTCCAGGAGCAGGTGAGCACGGGGTCTGGGGAACCCTGCCGGGGGGACCTGGGCGACATTCCGACACTCTGGCCCCAGGTATTCTCGGAGTTCGGCTTCCCACCGGCTGTGCAGCGCTGGGTCATCGGGAGGTGCCTGTGTGTCCCCGAATACAGCCTTGCTTTCTACGGGGTCCAGCGGGATGGGGACCCTGCTTTCCTCTACCTGCTCTCAGCCCGAGAGGCCCCAG GATGCAGTCCTCAGCGCCCCCAGAAGATGGATGGGGAACTAGGCCGCCTGTTTTCTCAGTCGCTGGGGCTGCCCCAAGCCCCTCAGCCAGCTGGCTCCAGCCTGCCCAACTCCCTTCAG CCCGGCTGGCCCTGCCCTTCCTGCACCTTCATCAATGCCCCAAGCCGACCCGGCTGTGAGATGTGCAGCACCCAGAGGCCCTGTGCTTGGGACCCCCTTCCCACAGCCTCCACCCAGCAGCTACCGAAG GTCACAAGGAGAGAGGATGGCCCTTCCCTCCCAGGCCCAAGGTCCCTGGACCCCCTCCTGAACCTCTCAGGGAACCTCTGCTGA